A window from Leuconostoc mesenteroides subsp. mesenteroides encodes these proteins:
- a CDS encoding HIT domain-containing protein produces MDIFDKIIAGEIPSYKVYEDEDVLAFLDISQVTPGHTLVVPKKNVDNIFDYDDNTAKKVLLKLPVIARAIKASDDKITGLNVQSNNGPSAGQTVIHSHWHLIPRYDDDNLNSVLAPTIDNSANFSAEQYQAIADSIASQF; encoded by the coding sequence TTGGATATTTTTGACAAAATTATTGCAGGTGAAATACCAAGTTATAAAGTTTATGAAGATGAAGACGTTCTCGCATTTTTGGATATCTCACAAGTAACTCCTGGACATACACTCGTTGTACCAAAGAAAAACGTTGATAATATTTTTGACTACGATGATAATACTGCCAAAAAGGTTTTGTTGAAGTTACCTGTCATTGCGCGTGCCATCAAAGCGAGTGACGACAAGATTACAGGCCTCAATGTTCAATCAAATAATGGTCCTTCTGCCGGCCAAACCGTTATTCACTCTCACTGGCACTTAATCCCTCGTTATGATGATGACAATCTAAATAGTGTTCTCGCTCCAACAATTGATAATAGCGCTAATTTTTCTGCGGAACAATATCAAGCAATTGCTGATAGTATTGCTTCACAATTTTAA
- a CDS encoding peptidylprolyl isomerase codes for MRKFIWGLLVVVFVGGLVFLGFNSSKTLMTSKVGKITEKQFYEDIKKSSAGQQEFANMVINKVLGAEYGDQVSDTDVQNAYDAQKAQYGSSFKTVLASNNTTEAQFKKNIKNNLIINAAIKANYKVTDKQLKSAYENYHSDTTISMITAKDESKAKEAIDALKNGDNWNTVYKKYSTDNTYKSSNGKMPAFNSTNASIDSAVQTAAFKLDKVGDYSTEPVTGTSGSYYVIKLDKKTDKPSMNSLRSTLSTQIVTDFINDSKNTSEIQGIVGKILRKNNVNVKDSDLKTALNAYLTAGISSSK; via the coding sequence ATGCGAAAATTTATTTGGGGACTTCTCGTCGTTGTTTTTGTCGGGGGACTGGTCTTTCTTGGTTTCAACTCATCAAAAACATTAATGACTTCAAAGGTTGGTAAAATTACTGAAAAACAGTTTTACGAAGATATCAAAAAATCATCAGCCGGTCAGCAAGAATTTGCTAATATGGTTATTAATAAGGTTCTAGGAGCTGAATATGGTGACCAAGTTTCTGACACAGATGTACAAAACGCTTACGACGCGCAAAAGGCGCAATATGGTTCATCGTTTAAGACTGTTTTGGCATCAAACAACACAACTGAAGCTCAATTCAAAAAGAATATCAAAAATAATCTGATTATCAATGCCGCTATCAAGGCTAATTATAAGGTAACTGATAAGCAACTTAAATCTGCTTATGAAAATTACCACTCAGATACGACGATTTCAATGATTACGGCTAAGGATGAATCTAAGGCTAAAGAAGCCATTGACGCATTGAAGAATGGTGATAACTGGAATACAGTCTATAAAAAGTATTCTACAGATAATACTTATAAATCATCAAATGGTAAAATGCCGGCATTTAATTCAACAAATGCAAGTATCGACTCAGCTGTTCAAACTGCAGCATTCAAACTAGATAAAGTTGGCGACTATTCAACGGAGCCTGTAACTGGTACAAGTGGCAGTTACTACGTTATTAAATTAGATAAGAAAACAGACAAACCTTCAATGAACAGTTTGCGTAGTACCTTATCCACTCAGATAGTGACTGATTTCATTAATGATTCAAAAAATACCAGTGAAATACAAGGTATTGTTGGAAAGATTTTGCGTAAAAACAATGTTAATGTTAAAGACAGCGACTTGAAAACAGCTTTGAACGCCTACCTAACAGCGGGCATTTCTTCATCAAAGTAA
- a CDS encoding 3-oxoacyl-ACP reductase codes for MIDQNYTNKNVLLTGAASGIGFSQLKTYLSQGATVYALDKEKIVYTHVNLHTYQIDMRQHKKLETLVKQITSAVSIDILLNTAGILDDYRPSLTIDLDTWQQVMDINLTPMFILSNAVLPKMIASGYGHIINMASIAGFTAGGGGAAYTTSKHAIIGYTKQLAFDYASKGLHINAIAPGAINTPMNAKDFAGDASMAQQVANQTPAKRWALPQEVADLTLFLTSPQADYINGTVVPIDGGWTLGH; via the coding sequence ATGATTGATCAAAATTATACAAATAAAAATGTTTTATTAACCGGTGCCGCGTCAGGTATCGGTTTTTCGCAGTTGAAAACTTACTTATCTCAAGGTGCAACTGTATATGCTTTAGACAAAGAGAAAATAGTGTACACACATGTTAACTTGCATACATATCAAATTGACATGAGACAACACAAAAAACTAGAAACGTTAGTGAAACAAATAACTAGCGCTGTTTCAATTGACATTCTATTGAATACAGCAGGCATATTAGATGATTATCGGCCGTCTTTAACCATTGACTTAGACACTTGGCAACAGGTGATGGATATAAACTTAACACCCATGTTTATTTTATCAAATGCTGTATTACCCAAAATGATTGCCTCTGGGTATGGACACATTATTAACATGGCCTCCATAGCTGGATTTACTGCTGGTGGAGGCGGGGCAGCATATACAACCAGCAAACATGCAATTATTGGATACACCAAACAGTTAGCTTTTGACTATGCATCAAAAGGACTACACATTAATGCTATTGCGCCGGGAGCAATTAATACACCAATGAATGCCAAAGACTTTGCCGGTGATGCTAGTATGGCCCAACAAGTTGCCAATCAAACTCCCGCAAAACGATGGGCTCTGCCACAAGAAGTTGCCGATTTAACACTATTTTTGACAAGTCCTCAAGCTGACTATATTAATGGTACGGTGGTACCAATTGACGGTGGTTGGACATTGGGACATTGA
- a CDS encoding QueT transporter family protein, producing the protein MQKTISAQQSNRTRNITLTAIVAALYAAITLVIAPIGFGPVQLRLSEGLNHLSAWNKRYILALGLGVFIANLISPLGWIDWIFGTAGTLIMTTVTYFLTRKVTNTVVKILISSFVVSTLGMGILAAEFTFAFNIGASGSFPSGVSGGLFSQWFAYYISVLPGEVVSLLVGGILIFALSKMIRLDK; encoded by the coding sequence ATGCAAAAGACAATAAGTGCGCAGCAAAGCAACCGCACAAGGAATATTACATTAACAGCAATTGTTGCTGCGTTATATGCAGCAATCACATTAGTCATAGCACCGATTGGATTTGGACCAGTTCAATTACGTTTATCTGAGGGTTTAAATCACTTATCTGCGTGGAATAAGAGATATATTTTGGCATTGGGGCTGGGTGTTTTTATCGCTAATCTCATTTCACCATTAGGTTGGATTGATTGGATATTTGGTACCGCAGGTACCTTGATTATGACCACTGTGACTTATTTTTTAACTCGGAAAGTAACAAATACGGTGGTAAAAATTTTAATTAGCTCTTTCGTAGTTTCTACATTGGGAATGGGTATTTTAGCAGCAGAGTTTACATTTGCCTTTAATATTGGTGCCAGTGGTTCGTTTCCTTCTGGCGTATCAGGCGGTCTTTTTTCACAATGGTTCGCGTACTACATTAGTGTTTTGCCAGGGGAAGTTGTGTCATTGCTTGTTGGTGGTATTTTGATTTTTGCACTGAGTAAGATGATTAGATTAGATAAATGA
- the rpoD gene encoding RNA polymerase sigma factor RpoD: MKNPEYDKATKALITEYKAAKQITYAALSKRLAEPFNLDEENIERLMEKVEDAGIAIVDDNGDPAPEVLKAKQNKPTDQELAEAEETPAGIKINDPVRMYLKEIGRVNLLKGNEEIDIAKRIENGDIEAKQELAEANLRLVVSIAKRYVGRGMQFLDLIQEGNMGLMKAVDKFDYTKGFKFSTYATWWIRQAITRAIADQARTIRIPVHMVETINKLIRIQRQLLQDLGREPLPEEIGAEMDLTADKVREILKIAQEPVSLETPIGEEDDSHLGDFIEDNEAVSPADSAAYEMLREQLESVLDTLTDREENVLRLRFGLEDGRTRTLEEVGRVFGVTRERIRQIEAKALRKLRHPSRSKQLKDFMDESTN; this comes from the coding sequence TTGAAAAATCCTGAGTACGACAAGGCAACTAAAGCTTTAATTACTGAGTATAAAGCAGCAAAACAAATAACATATGCAGCATTATCGAAGCGTTTGGCGGAACCTTTTAACCTAGACGAAGAAAACATTGAACGTCTGATGGAAAAAGTCGAAGATGCCGGTATTGCAATTGTTGATGACAATGGTGATCCAGCACCAGAAGTATTAAAGGCCAAACAAAACAAACCCACTGATCAAGAGTTAGCAGAAGCCGAGGAAACGCCAGCTGGTATCAAAATTAATGATCCAGTTCGCATGTACCTTAAAGAAATTGGCCGTGTTAACTTATTGAAGGGAAATGAAGAAATCGATATTGCCAAGCGTATTGAAAATGGTGATATCGAAGCCAAGCAAGAGTTAGCAGAAGCCAATTTACGATTGGTTGTCTCAATTGCTAAGCGCTATGTTGGGCGTGGCATGCAATTCTTGGACTTAATCCAAGAAGGAAATATGGGCTTAATGAAAGCCGTAGATAAATTCGACTATACCAAAGGCTTTAAGTTCTCAACGTATGCCACATGGTGGATTCGTCAGGCCATCACACGTGCCATAGCTGATCAAGCGCGTACGATTCGTATTCCAGTCCACATGGTTGAAACAATTAATAAGCTGATTCGTATACAGCGTCAATTGTTACAAGATTTGGGACGTGAACCTCTTCCAGAAGAAATCGGTGCGGAAATGGATTTGACGGCCGACAAAGTGCGTGAAATCTTAAAAATTGCTCAAGAGCCAGTATCTCTTGAAACTCCTATTGGTGAAGAGGATGATTCTCATTTGGGTGATTTCATCGAAGATAATGAGGCAGTTTCTCCAGCTGACTCTGCAGCGTATGAAATGCTCAGAGAACAATTGGAATCTGTTTTGGATACATTGACTGACCGAGAAGAAAATGTTTTGCGTTTACGTTTCGGATTAGAAGACGGACGTACGCGTACATTGGAAGAAGTCGGTCGTGTATTTGGTGTAACACGTGAACGTATTCGTCAGATTGAAGCGAAAGCATTACGCAAGTTACGTCATCCAAGTCGTTCAAAGCAACTGAAAGATTTCATGGATGAGAGTACAAATTAA
- the dnaG gene encoding DNA primase, with amino-acid sequence MANRIPQSFIDDVRSKVNIVDVIGQYTQLVKKGRQWTGSCPFHDDRHPSLFVEENKQVFNCFSCGRSGSVFSFIMEKEGYSYPEAILSLAESVDIPIDANISANNGNQIDGTTQAIYQLHTDAQRLYQHTLLNTTSGEQALAYLHDKRQLSDDIIKEFGIGFVPDDNLLLSYAKEKNLSHEILMASELFIENSVSGDMRDRFSGRIVWPIKTERGQVVGFSGRALDAENAIKYMNSPESPFFTKGRILYNLDRAKNIIRQTGTAMIFEGFMDVISAHMADEKVGVATMGTALTPDHVRQLARIAKRILLVYDSDEAGQNAAKRSIELFKNNAKDIEIGVVHLPDLLDPDEVRIQRGLPVLKRSLNQSILTPIEFLVNAAKNGKNLSNQAQYLTFLHEVMQILYTATPVEQDIQLTRIANEFGTSKQALQAQLQQTKQSVRVQNNHQLVSQVSHTANDFSPKSPEYELGFPAEPNQYQKISKVELAERALIMAMIKDPYTLERVKSTAGFAFVHPEYQLLMMLAEIYQQDHLGTFDIAQFMDFIQKPNLNQKIMAIDHSFGDIKVENDAVQDYLRIIMEEAPVSNRVQELKQLIEVAKQQHDDAKLVQLSTELINIKKRQH; translated from the coding sequence TTGGCAAATCGTATTCCACAATCTTTTATTGATGATGTACGATCAAAAGTGAATATCGTTGATGTTATCGGTCAATATACACAATTGGTTAAAAAAGGTCGGCAATGGACAGGCTCATGTCCTTTCCATGATGACAGGCATCCTTCCTTATTTGTTGAAGAGAACAAGCAAGTATTTAATTGTTTTTCTTGTGGCCGATCCGGATCCGTTTTCTCCTTTATTATGGAAAAGGAAGGATATAGCTATCCTGAGGCAATCTTGTCACTAGCGGAAAGTGTTGATATTCCAATTGATGCAAATATTTCTGCAAATAATGGTAATCAAATTGACGGCACAACGCAAGCAATTTATCAATTACACACTGATGCACAACGATTGTATCAGCATACATTACTGAACACGACTTCCGGTGAACAGGCATTGGCCTATCTACATGACAAAAGGCAGTTAAGTGATGACATTATTAAAGAATTTGGGATTGGTTTTGTTCCGGACGATAACCTGCTATTGAGTTATGCGAAAGAGAAAAACTTATCCCATGAAATATTAATGGCTTCTGAGCTATTTATCGAGAATAGTGTGAGTGGCGATATGCGTGATCGTTTTTCAGGACGTATCGTTTGGCCAATTAAAACTGAACGAGGTCAAGTGGTTGGTTTTTCTGGTCGAGCGTTAGACGCTGAAAATGCAATCAAATATATGAACAGCCCAGAAAGTCCATTTTTTACTAAAGGGCGTATTCTATATAATCTAGATCGAGCCAAAAATATCATTAGACAAACGGGTACGGCGATGATTTTTGAAGGCTTTATGGATGTTATTTCAGCACACATGGCCGATGAAAAAGTTGGTGTGGCAACCATGGGAACCGCGCTAACACCTGATCATGTCCGACAGCTTGCACGCATTGCAAAAAGAATACTGCTTGTTTATGATAGTGATGAAGCTGGGCAAAATGCTGCGAAGCGTTCAATTGAGCTCTTCAAAAATAATGCTAAAGATATAGAAATCGGTGTTGTTCATCTACCTGACTTGCTTGATCCTGACGAAGTTCGAATACAGCGCGGATTACCAGTTTTAAAAAGGTCACTGAATCAAAGTATTTTAACACCAATTGAATTTTTGGTTAATGCAGCCAAAAATGGTAAGAATCTGAGCAATCAAGCACAGTATCTAACTTTCTTGCATGAAGTCATGCAGATCTTATATACAGCTACACCAGTTGAACAAGATATTCAACTGACTCGGATTGCCAATGAATTTGGCACATCAAAGCAAGCATTGCAAGCACAATTACAGCAAACTAAGCAGTCGGTAAGAGTACAAAATAATCATCAATTAGTTTCGCAAGTATCTCATACTGCGAATGACTTTAGCCCAAAGTCCCCTGAATATGAGCTTGGCTTTCCAGCTGAGCCTAATCAATATCAAAAAATTTCAAAAGTAGAGCTGGCAGAACGTGCTTTAATCATGGCAATGATTAAAGATCCATATACGTTAGAACGTGTTAAATCGACAGCGGGGTTTGCTTTTGTTCATCCTGAATATCAATTACTCATGATGCTGGCGGAGATTTATCAACAAGATCATCTGGGGACATTTGATATTGCTCAGTTTATGGATTTTATTCAAAAACCAAATTTGAACCAAAAAATAATGGCCATTGATCATAGTTTTGGTGACATAAAGGTCGAAAATGATGCAGTTCAAGATTATTTGCGTATAATTATGGAAGAAGCACCTGTGTCAAATCGTGTTCAGGAGTTAAAACAACTAATTGAAGTCGCTAAGCAGCAGCATGATGATGCCAAATTAGTCCAACTTTCAACGGAACTAATAAACATAAAAAAACGCCAACACTAA
- a CDS encoding PTS sugar transporter yields MTKGIQNLDKGYQSEISYQQKMIKNLQHWQSFFSMIVGLSILLTYFFVHRNVWLFGTGLVLGTINILIVFIIGYAIYRGQQNVSVIVERYEKLIKSK; encoded by the coding sequence ATGACAAAGGGTATACAAAATTTGGATAAGGGATATCAAAGTGAAATTTCTTATCAGCAGAAAATGATTAAAAATCTTCAGCATTGGCAATCTTTTTTCTCAATGATTGTTGGTCTAAGTATCCTTCTTACTTATTTCTTTGTCCATCGAAATGTTTGGTTATTTGGTACAGGTTTAGTTTTAGGTACAATCAATATTTTAATTGTTTTCATCATTGGTTATGCCATTTATAGAGGACAACAAAATGTTAGTGTGATTGTTGAACGATATGAGAAACTAATCAAATCCAAATAA
- a CDS encoding PTS system mannose/fructose/sorbose family transporter subunit IID yields the protein MDNLEKKKISRKTLNKSFHYWFYGHLTAFSQEHMQTFGYLTSMLPIVEELYDNKEDQEKAMKTYTAFFNTEPQLGTVIVGVTASLEEARANHGNVDDTTINGLRAGLMGPIAGIGDSLVVGTLIPVILGIALGMSDGGSPLGAIFYIIVWNLLGYFGMRFAYFKGYELGDKAVGILVGAQGKAIRKAIATVGGMVVGGVAATWVTVKTSFKLTNSSGKAYLVLQDKLDSVYPGLLTALFIVLCWWLMAKKNISPIRVMLILVVIALIGVLVGFFNPGLSY from the coding sequence ATGGATAACTTAGAAAAAAAGAAAATCTCTCGTAAAACTTTAAACAAGTCGTTTCATTACTGGTTTTACGGCCATCTTACAGCGTTCTCTCAAGAACATATGCAAACATTTGGTTATTTGACTTCAATGTTACCTATTGTGGAAGAATTGTATGACAATAAGGAAGACCAAGAAAAGGCAATGAAAACCTACACGGCTTTTTTCAATACAGAGCCACAGCTAGGTACCGTTATAGTCGGTGTTACAGCTAGCTTGGAAGAAGCAAGAGCTAATCATGGTAATGTTGATGATACAACAATTAATGGGTTGCGCGCTGGTCTAATGGGGCCAATTGCAGGAATTGGTGATTCGTTGGTTGTTGGTACATTAATACCAGTTATTCTTGGGATTGCTTTGGGGATGTCCGATGGCGGATCACCACTGGGTGCAATATTCTATATTATTGTTTGGAACTTACTCGGTTACTTTGGTATGCGTTTTGCCTACTTCAAAGGTTATGAATTAGGAGATAAGGCAGTAGGGATTTTAGTTGGTGCGCAAGGAAAGGCGATTCGTAAAGCAATTGCGACAGTCGGTGGTATGGTTGTCGGTGGTGTTGCTGCCACCTGGGTAACTGTAAAAACATCCTTTAAGTTAACCAACTCTTCTGGAAAAGCGTACTTAGTTTTGCAAGACAAATTGGATTCGGTTTATCCAGGGTTATTGACTGCTTTGTTTATTGTACTTTGTTGGTGGTTAATGGCTAAGAAAAATATTTCACCTATTCGAGTGATGCTCATTTTGGTGGTTATTGCTTTGATCGGTGTGCTAGTTGGATTCTTCAATCCGGGACTAAGTTATTAA
- a CDS encoding PTS sugar transporter subunit IIC translates to MTISWVQASILGIFASLSSMPGMAGSTIGNYTLGRPLVGGLVCGLVLGDLKTGIAAGVAMQLVYIALVTPGGTVSADLRAVSYIGIPLAMVAIHAQGLSATSGNAADLAKSMGTLVGTVGTVLFYGTATMNLVWQHIGWRAVEKGQFKKLYLVDWGLPWISHFFFSFIPTLFMTHFGSSAVTALKTALPMDGIPMKTLFTVGALLPCVGIAILLKQIVDSPLDFIPFFVGFTFAASLGLNLVSVTVVSLIFAMISYKLDMAISTNRQVASPVSNTSMIADDEEDEDI, encoded by the coding sequence ATGACAATTAGTTGGGTGCAAGCAAGTATTTTAGGTATTTTTGCAAGTTTGTCTTCCATGCCAGGTATGGCAGGATCTACAATTGGAAATTATACTCTAGGGCGTCCGTTAGTGGGTGGCTTAGTCTGTGGATTGGTTTTGGGAGATCTGAAAACAGGTATCGCTGCTGGTGTTGCGATGCAGTTAGTCTATATCGCATTGGTTACTCCTGGAGGAACTGTTTCAGCAGATCTTCGGGCAGTCTCTTACATCGGTATACCATTAGCAATGGTTGCTATTCATGCGCAAGGATTATCAGCAACATCAGGGAATGCTGCTGATTTAGCTAAATCAATGGGTACTTTAGTTGGAACTGTTGGTACGGTTTTGTTCTACGGAACAGCAACTATGAACTTGGTTTGGCAACATATTGGATGGCGAGCTGTTGAAAAAGGGCAATTTAAGAAATTATATCTTGTGGATTGGGGACTTCCATGGATTTCACACTTTTTCTTCTCATTTATTCCAACACTATTCATGACACATTTTGGGTCTAGTGCTGTTACTGCATTGAAAACAGCATTACCAATGGATGGTATTCCAATGAAAACCTTGTTTACAGTTGGTGCTTTACTCCCCTGTGTAGGTATCGCAATTTTGTTGAAGCAAATAGTAGATAGTCCACTTGATTTCATTCCGTTTTTCGTAGGATTTACGTTTGCTGCTTCATTAGGTTTGAACTTGGTTTCAGTGACAGTTGTTTCATTAATTTTTGCCATGATTTCATACAAGTTAGACATGGCAATCAGCACCAATCGACAAGTTGCATCTCCGGTATCAAATACGAGTATGATAGCCGATGATGAGGAAGACGAGGATATTTAA
- a CDS encoding PTS mannose/fructose/sorbose transporter subunit IIB has translation MSISFVRIDDRIIHGQTVTRWAKEYPCDGLIAVNDAAATNPILKDAFKSASEKKTFVWTLDHFQAKAQQVLDSDRQYFLITKTPQDMKKILVDFGFKPDDVKTVIVGPANDRPNAVKLGNNQSITSEEARAFDDIQAKGYRVKFQLLPDVSIGYWDAFRGKFDL, from the coding sequence ATGAGTATTTCATTTGTACGTATTGATGATAGAATTATTCACGGACAAACCGTGACTCGATGGGCTAAAGAATATCCGTGTGATGGCTTGATAGCGGTTAATGATGCGGCAGCCACAAATCCTATTCTAAAGGATGCATTCAAAAGTGCCTCAGAAAAGAAAACGTTTGTTTGGACACTAGACCATTTTCAAGCAAAAGCACAGCAAGTTTTGGATTCCGATAGACAATATTTTCTAATTACGAAAACACCTCAGGATATGAAAAAAATTTTGGTTGATTTTGGCTTTAAACCTGACGATGTAAAAACAGTGATTGTTGGTCCAGCTAATGATCGGCCAAACGCAGTGAAACTAGGAAATAATCAGTCTATTACATCTGAGGAAGCTAGAGCATTTGATGATATTCAAGCAAAAGGATACCGAGTTAAATTTCAATTGTTACCGGATGTATCGATTGGCTATTGGGATGCCTTTAGAGGGAAATTTGATCTGTAG
- a CDS encoding PTS fructose transporter subunit IIA — MNYLILVSHGQFSEGLKDALGMFVGDGIETVKAIGLQSGEDTDHFENRFKSLLSTLEQNSELLILGDMIGGSPLTTVVNVLNQENRLQKAIVLGGMNFPMALNAAILKDSSSKDELISSVLREGTSALKQFEINDDLEDDDEI; from the coding sequence ATGAACTATCTTATTTTGGTTAGCCATGGCCAGTTCTCGGAGGGGCTTAAGGACGCTCTGGGAATGTTTGTTGGTGATGGAATTGAAACCGTGAAAGCAATAGGGCTCCAATCGGGTGAAGATACAGATCATTTTGAAAATCGTTTCAAATCTTTATTATCAACACTTGAACAAAATTCAGAATTGCTTATTCTTGGGGACATGATCGGCGGTAGTCCACTGACTACAGTTGTGAACGTGTTAAACCAAGAAAATAGGTTACAAAAAGCAATTGTACTTGGTGGGATGAATTTTCCAATGGCACTCAATGCTGCCATCTTGAAAGATAGTTCCAGTAAAGACGAACTAATTAGCAGTGTATTGCGTGAAGGTACTTCTGCTTTAAAACAATTTGAGATCAATGATGATTTAGAGGACGATGATGAGATTTGA
- a CDS encoding TetR family transcriptional regulator, with the protein MADIRKIKTKKNIEMAFISLLNEQSFKSITVEQICKQAMTSRSTFYLHYLDKYDLLNQLVETQFTVFEHIVDKRVEGLISGQFEETITHFYNELVNNKQIIQALFTINEPEFNLKQKFEDTLYQHWLKYLSEKSSLKYNELIAKFGASIVFDTLNWTFENGIDDETLLFVENIRKKILEMSASLKEIHDEP; encoded by the coding sequence ATGGCGGATATTAGAAAAATAAAAACGAAAAAAAACATTGAAATGGCTTTTATTAGCTTACTGAATGAACAAAGTTTCAAATCAATAACTGTGGAACAAATTTGTAAGCAAGCTATGACGAGTCGATCAACATTTTATCTGCACTATTTAGATAAATATGATCTCTTGAATCAGCTTGTCGAAACACAGTTTACAGTCTTTGAACATATTGTCGATAAAAGAGTTGAGGGACTCATTTCTGGGCAATTTGAAGAGACGATTACACATTTCTACAATGAATTAGTCAACAACAAACAGATTATTCAAGCTTTATTTACAATCAATGAACCGGAATTTAATTTAAAACAAAAATTTGAGGATACATTATATCAGCATTGGTTGAAATATCTTAGTGAAAAATCATCTTTGAAGTATAACGAATTGATTGCAAAATTTGGTGCTAGTATTGTTTTTGACACGCTTAACTGGACATTTGAAAATGGTATTGATGATGAAACGCTTTTATTTGTGGAAAATATCAGAAAGAAAATACTCGAGATGTCTGCATCTTTAAAGGAAATACATGACGAACCATAG
- a CDS encoding alpha/beta hydrolase: MFYEYIKNNPQWNLQINRQLEGIKESPKVKDDLKIIIPKLTNDVSWYETWFSFGELREKREDYALACAYFGLAQFYLNQDNDNKQKVVHQYLNNFYRAHTEIDYESYQVPYQESFLPAIKVNINPTATKTLIIINGFDSFMEEILVAVNFFKETDYNVILFDGPGQGRALIDNNIKFTPYFEDPVSAVIDYFNLDEVDAMGVSWGGYFVIRAAAYEKRIKNVVCYDFFYDGLNTFLKDFSKDTRKHIRQLLQNNDVEKTNQLIPTLINSDANLNFLFTKGYENTGTDTPYALLKEIEKHTVKGIGHLVDQNVLLLAGKDDQYVPFSDLVLEQQELINTKSLETKIFTKETGGEQHCQAGRYDLALVAIQKFLAAHSED, translated from the coding sequence ATGTTTTATGAATATATCAAAAACAACCCACAATGGAATTTGCAAATCAATCGTCAACTTGAAGGAATCAAAGAGAGTCCAAAAGTAAAAGATGATTTAAAAATAATTATACCTAAACTAACAAATGATGTTTCTTGGTACGAAACCTGGTTCTCATTCGGTGAGTTACGTGAAAAGAGAGAAGATTATGCTCTTGCCTGTGCTTATTTTGGTCTTGCGCAGTTTTACTTAAACCAAGATAACGATAATAAGCAAAAAGTTGTTCATCAATATTTAAATAATTTTTACCGTGCACATACTGAAATCGATTATGAAAGCTATCAAGTACCGTATCAAGAATCTTTTTTACCTGCCATAAAAGTCAATATAAATCCTACAGCTACTAAAACTTTGATTATCATCAATGGTTTTGATAGTTTTATGGAAGAAATATTGGTTGCGGTTAATTTCTTTAAGGAAACCGATTATAATGTGATTTTGTTTGACGGACCAGGTCAAGGACGAGCTTTAATTGATAACAACATCAAGTTTACACCATATTTTGAAGATCCTGTCAGTGCAGTTATTGATTATTTTAATTTAGATGAAGTTGATGCAATGGGTGTTTCATGGGGTGGTTATTTCGTCATTCGTGCTGCTGCCTACGAAAAAAGAATCAAGAACGTTGTTTGTTATGATTTCTTTTATGATGGATTGAATACTTTTTTGAAAGATTTTTCAAAGGACACACGAAAGCATATTCGTCAATTATTACAAAATAACGATGTTGAAAAAACAAACCAACTAATCCCTACTTTGATTAATTCTGATGCTAACTTAAACTTTCTTTTTACAAAGGGTTATGAAAACACTGGTACTGATACCCCTTACGCACTGTTAAAAGAGATTGAAAAACATACCGTCAAAGGAATCGGACATTTAGTGGATCAAAACGTATTGTTACTTGCTGGAAAGGATGATCAATATGTTCCTTTTAGTGACCTGGTGTTAGAACAACAAGAATTAATAAACACAAAATCACTTGAAACTAAAATTTTCACTAAAGAAACTGGTGGTGAACAACATTGTCAAGCGGGAAGATATGATTTAGCTTTAGTTGCCATTCAAAAATTTTTAGCCGCACACAGTGAAGATTAA